A window from Salvia miltiorrhiza cultivar Shanhuang (shh) chromosome 2, IMPLAD_Smil_shh, whole genome shotgun sequence encodes these proteins:
- the LOC131009897 gene encoding two-component response regulator ARR1-like, with translation MHEIHVLLVDHDAEALNIAKQLEMWQYKVSCAELASPAIPMLANAKFDVVMANINSPDPHGFKLLLQHALNMWMADDDNAFVAMRALENGAFLCIKKPPPMEFLRSLWQHVMREKARMIRERDILVASNNLGSVRGIEFREVVHHRSENPNPKPNPNSNPNPNMMMKNKGKFKTRSRGRYDDYDGEYDSDNNIMSQNGNVRRKMCTEWTQELHAKFMNAVEQLGEGRCFPKEILELMNEPGLTRMQVASHLQKCRNDNWRSPEERKPTLQTSHHSSPNCSNRTQSKPRRFGSMPLVNKPSIQQETGQSSETLWEPNNGAKMENGSTMINNTPHHYGSNPRHASDEYFNFPDMDSLIHDFSGRQQEPEIDNPSPVQEVYQVDPAYNDDKNSGEASMKTKSH, from the exons ATGCATGAAATCCATGTTTTGTTAGTTGATCATGACGCAGAAGCCCTAAACATAGCAAAACAGCTCGAAATGTGGCAGTATAAAG TGAGTTGTGCTGAACTTGCTTCTCCTGCTATACCGATGCTTGCAAATGCGAAATTCGATGTTGTGATGGCAAACATCAACTCTCCTGATCCCCATGGATTTAAGCTACTTCTACAACATGCACTCAACATGT GGATGGCCGATGATGATAATGCGTTCGTGGCGATGAGGGCCCTCGAAAATGGAGCATTCCTTTGCATCAAGAAGCCTCCACCAATGGAGTTTCTCAGAAGCCTATGGCAACATGTTATGAGGGAGAAGGCAAGAATGATTAGGGAGAGGGATATCTTAGTTGCATCCAACAACCTCGGATCAGTACGAGGAATCGAGTTTAGGGAAGTGGTCCACCATAGGAGTGAAAATCCTAACCCTAAACCTAATCCTAACtctaaccctaaccctaatatGATGATGAAGAACAAGGGCAAATTTAAGACTCGGAGTAGAGGTAGATATGACGATTACGACGGAGAGTATGATTCAGATAACAATATTATGAGCCAAAATGGTAATGTGAGGAGAAAGATGTGTACCGAGTGGACTCAAGAGCTGCACGCCAAGTTCATGAATGCAGTCGAACAACTTGGTGAAGGAA GGTGTTTCCCAAAAGAGATCTTAGAGTTGATGAACGAGCCCGGCTTAACCAGAATGCAAGTCGCAAGCCATCTCCAA aaatgTCGCAATGATAACTGGCGATCTCCGGAAGAGCGAAAGCCAACCCTTCAAACTAGTCATCACTCATCTCCAAACTGCAGTAACCGGACCCAATCCAAGCCAAGACGGTTCGGGTCAATGCCCCTAGTGAACAAACCATCCATCCAACAAGAAACGGGTCAAAGCTCCGAGACCCTTTGGGAACCCAACAATGGGGCAAAAATGGAAAATGGGTCGACTATGATTAATAATACTCCTCACCATTATGGATCCAACCCTAGGCATGCATCCGATGAATACTTTAATTTTCCGGATATGGATAGCCTTATCCATGACTTTTCGGGAAGGCAACAAGAGCCCGAGATCGATAACCCGAGCCCCGTCCAAGAAGTATATCAAGTTGACCCGGCTTATAACGATGACAAg AACTCCGGTGAAGCAAGTATGAAAACCAAGAGCCATTGA